The following proteins come from a genomic window of Pararhodobacter sp.:
- a CDS encoding carboxymuconolactone decarboxylase family protein: MDPRAELERTKDRSRALIKAVNAPMKAFGQLGAAVKAAEAISVKEKEYVAIGIAVVQGCDDCVGYHADLLQKLGCTREEFCDVLAMAIQMGGGPVVMNAGRALEIWDGLAA; the protein is encoded by the coding sequence ACCAAAGACCGGTCGCGCGCGCTTATCAAGGCCGTCAACGCGCCGATGAAAGCGTTTGGGCAACTTGGGGCGGCGGTCAAGGCCGCGGAGGCAATCAGCGTCAAGGAAAAGGAATATGTGGCGATCGGGATCGCCGTGGTTCAGGGCTGTGACGATTGCGTCGGCTACCATGCGGATCTGCTGCAAAAGCTGGGCTGCACGCGCGAGGAATTCTGCGATGTGCTGGCGATGGCGATCCAGATGGGTGGTGGCCCGGTGGTGATGAACGCCGGGCGCGCGCTGGAAATCTGGGACGGGTTGGCGGCGTAA
- a CDS encoding ABC transporter permease yields the protein MLRLEKRPMPSQAWNYATPVVAVFLTMIAGGLLFLALGKNPFEAIKLIFWDPLFSEQFAAYSRPQLLVKAGPLILIAVGLSIGFRAGIWNIGAEGQYIIGALCATATALYFYPAELWIVFPLMIIAGALGGWAWAMIPAILKTRFNTNEILVSLLLVYVAEKLLAAAATGFMRNPEGSGFPGSRNIFNYAAASNQELFANTGLHWGGVTALIAVLFAYVLLQRHILGFHVQLAGQAPRAAKFAGVAPSRLVLLCMGISGGMAGLAGMFEVAGPARLITIDFNSGYGFTAIIVAFLGRLHPVGIVLAGLLLALTYIGGELAQFMLNLPSSAIQVFQGMLLFFLLALDVLSNYRIRLDFGNRSKEAV from the coding sequence ATGTTGCGGCTTGAGAAACGCCCGATGCCCTCGCAGGCATGGAATTACGCCACGCCGGTCGTGGCGGTTTTCCTGACGATGATCGCTGGCGGACTCCTGTTCCTCGCACTGGGCAAGAACCCGTTCGAGGCGATCAAGCTGATTTTCTGGGATCCGCTGTTCTCGGAACAATTCGCCGCCTATTCGCGCCCGCAACTGCTGGTCAAGGCCGGGCCCTTGATCCTGATCGCCGTGGGTCTGTCGATCGGCTTTCGCGCGGGGATCTGGAATATCGGCGCCGAGGGGCAATACATCATCGGCGCGCTGTGCGCGACCGCGACGGCGCTGTATTTCTACCCGGCGGAGCTGTGGATCGTCTTTCCCTTGATGATCATCGCGGGGGCTCTGGGCGGATGGGCCTGGGCGATGATCCCGGCGATTCTGAAAACGCGCTTCAACACCAACGAAATCCTTGTGTCGCTGCTGCTGGTCTATGTGGCCGAAAAGCTGCTGGCCGCCGCCGCGACCGGGTTCATGCGAAACCCTGAGGGCTCGGGCTTTCCCGGATCGCGCAACATCTTCAACTATGCCGCCGCCTCGAACCAGGAATTGTTCGCCAACACCGGCCTGCATTGGGGCGGGGTCACGGCGCTGATTGCGGTGCTGTTTGCCTATGTCTTGCTGCAACGCCACATCCTTGGCTTTCATGTGCAACTGGCCGGGCAAGCACCGCGCGCCGCCAAATTCGCAGGCGTTGCGCCATCCCGACTGGTGCTGCTGTGCATGGGAATCTCGGGTGGCATGGCCGGGCTGGCCGGCATGTTCGAGGTCGCGGGCCCGGCGCGGCTGATCACCATCGATTTCAACTCGGGCTATGGATTCACCGCGATCATCGTTGCGTTTCTGGGTCGTTTGCACCCGGTGGGCATCGTGTTGGCGGGGTTGCTTCTGGCGCTGACCTATATCGGCGGTGAGTTGGCGCAATTCATGCTGAATTTGCCGTCCTCGGCGATCCAGGTGTTCCAGGGCATGTTGTTGTTCTTCCTGCTCGCCCTCGATGTCCTGTCGAATTATCGCATCCGGTTGGACTTTGGCAACCGCAGCAAGGAGGCCGTGTGA
- a CDS encoding ABC transporter ATP-binding protein gives MNQPLLSIQNLTKAYPGVVANSNVSFDIGEGEVHALLGENGAGKSTLVKAIYGLVRPNSGQMLWRGQPYAPGAPPQARATGVAMVFQHFSLFDAMDVAENVALGMDNPPPIRELAARITEVSQNYGLPLDPGRMVGDLSAGERQRVEIIRCLLQNPQLLIMDEPTSVLTPQEVDILFKTLRQLRSEGKSILYISHKLEEIRSLCENATVLRLGKVVGRADPREESARSLAEMMVGQVLHQPSRDAVDPGETLLQLTNLSLAPQSAFGTSLKNITMTVRAGEVLGIGGVAGNGQDELLSALSGEVRSDRDAIRMAGEPVGHFGPTARRALGLLCAPEERLGHAAAPDMSLTENALLTGAWREKLVRRGFVNWGKARGFAEQVIERFDVRTPGPHVVARALSGGNLQKFVIGREILQRPSVLVVNQPTWGVDASAAAAIRQALLDLAQAGAAVVVISQDLDELLEVADQFAALNAGKLSAPRPVQGLTMDQIGLMLGGAEGDSNVAA, from the coding sequence ATGAACCAACCCTTGTTATCCATCCAGAACCTGACCAAAGCCTACCCCGGCGTTGTCGCCAACAGCAATGTAAGCTTTGATATCGGCGAGGGCGAAGTCCATGCCCTGCTCGGCGAGAATGGCGCGGGAAAATCGACACTGGTCAAGGCGATCTACGGGCTGGTGCGGCCCAACTCAGGGCAGATGCTCTGGCGGGGCCAGCCTTATGCGCCGGGCGCGCCGCCTCAAGCCCGCGCCACGGGGGTGGCGATGGTGTTCCAGCATTTCAGCCTGTTCGACGCGATGGATGTGGCCGAGAATGTCGCCTTGGGCATGGACAACCCGCCGCCCATCCGCGAATTGGCGGCGCGCATCACCGAGGTCTCGCAGAATTATGGCCTGCCGCTGGACCCGGGTCGCATGGTGGGCGACCTGTCAGCGGGCGAGCGCCAGCGCGTCGAGATCATCCGCTGCTTGCTGCAAAACCCGCAACTGCTGATCATGGACGAGCCGACCTCGGTGCTGACGCCGCAGGAGGTGGATATCCTGTTCAAGACCCTGCGCCAGTTGCGGTCCGAGGGGAAATCCATCCTGTATATTTCGCATAAACTCGAAGAAATCAGGTCGCTGTGCGAAAACGCCACGGTGTTGCGGCTTGGCAAGGTTGTGGGCCGGGCCGACCCGCGTGAAGAAAGCGCACGCTCGCTGGCCGAGATGATGGTCGGGCAAGTGCTGCATCAACCGTCTCGCGATGCGGTCGATCCCGGTGAAACGCTGCTGCAACTGACCAACCTGTCGCTGGCGCCGCAATCGGCCTTTGGCACATCGTTGAAAAACATCACCATGACGGTGCGCGCGGGCGAAGTGCTGGGCATCGGCGGGGTCGCGGGCAACGGGCAGGATGAACTGCTGTCGGCGCTCTCGGGCGAGGTGCGCTCTGACCGCGACGCGATCCGCATGGCCGGAGAACCCGTCGGCCACTTCGGCCCGACCGCCCGGCGCGCGCTGGGGCTGTTGTGCGCCCCCGAAGAACGGCTTGGACACGCCGCCGCCCCCGATATGAGCCTGACGGAAAACGCGTTGCTCACCGGGGCCTGGCGCGAAAAGCTGGTCCGTCGCGGGTTCGTCAACTGGGGCAAGGCGCGCGGTTTTGCCGAGCAGGTGATCGAACGGTTCGACGTCCGCACCCCCGGTCCGCATGTCGTCGCACGCGCCTTGTCGGGCGGCAATTTGCAGAAATTCGTCATTGGCCGCGAGATCCTGCAGCGCCCGTCGGTGCTGGTGGTGAACCAGCCGACCTGGGGGGTTGATGCCTCGGCGGCGGCGGCGATCCGGCAGGCGTTGCTGGATCTGGCGCAAGCCGGGGCTGCGGTGGTCGTGATCAGCCAGGACCTTGATGAACTCCTCGAAGTCGCGGATCAATTTGCCGCGCTGAACGCCGGGAAACTGAGCGCGCCGCGCCCGGTGCAAGGGCTGACCATGGACCAGATCGGCCTGATGTTGGGCGGAGCGGAAGGAGACAGCAATGTTGCGGCTTGA
- the xdhC gene encoding xanthine dehydrogenase accessory protein XdhC, producing MTLAYEPIDADTLATIPHDGLFLRPLARDAAPEMPLALRRALKAARNEGITGTRFVQGWLAEPVAPPTRALWVWGAGHVGRAIVATLAPLPDLSITWIDTARNRFPDTIPDGVTMRIAENPAPLMAEAPKTAEHLILTYSHALDLDLCHRSLVQGFARCGLIGSASKWARFRNRLRGLGHAPADIDRIDCPIGDPALGKHPQAIAISVAAVILSQPGTARLREIV from the coding sequence GTGACCTTGGCCTATGAACCCATCGACGCCGACACATTGGCGACCATTCCCCATGACGGTCTGTTCCTGCGCCCCCTCGCCCGCGATGCCGCGCCCGAGATGCCCTTGGCCTTGCGCCGCGCGCTGAAAGCGGCCCGCAATGAAGGGATCACCGGCACGCGGTTTGTGCAGGGCTGGCTGGCGGAGCCCGTCGCGCCACCGACCCGCGCGCTCTGGGTGTGGGGCGCGGGCCATGTCGGGCGCGCGATTGTCGCCACGCTGGCCCCCTTGCCTGATCTGTCGATCACCTGGATCGACACGGCGCGCAACCGCTTCCCCGACACCATCCCCGACGGCGTGACGATGCGCATTGCCGAGAACCCGGCACCGCTGATGGCCGAGGCCCCGAAAACCGCCGAACATCTGATCCTGACCTACTCGCACGCGCTTGATCTCGACCTGTGCCACCGCAGCCTTGTGCAGGGCTTTGCCCGCTGCGGGTTGATCGGCTCGGCCTCGAAATGGGCGCGGTTTCGCAACCGATTGCGAGGGTTGGGCCACGCGCCCGCCGATATCGACCGCATAGACTGCCCGATTGGTGACCCGGCGCTGGGAAAACACCCGCAGGCCATTGCCATTTCCGTCGCCGCAGTGATCCTGTCGCAGCCCGGCACCGCCCGCCTCAGGGAGATCGTTTGA
- a CDS encoding XdhC family protein, which yields MFDRAALEAAVKAHGCVVRVVICAHQGSSPREAGAAMLVWADVSDAGGQSGTIGGGTLEYEASLKARALLQGGGGAG from the coding sequence ATGTTTGACCGCGCCGCCCTGGAGGCCGCCGTCAAGGCGCATGGCTGCGTGGTGCGCGTGGTGATCTGCGCGCATCAAGGCTCATCCCCGCGCGAGGCGGGCGCAGCGATGCTGGTCTGGGCCGATGTCAGCGACGCGGGCGGCCAGTCCGGCACCATCGGCGGCGGCACGTTGGAATACGAGGCGAGCCTGAAAGCGCGCGCCTTGCTGCAAGGGGGGGGCGGCGCAGGTTGA
- the xdhB gene encoding xanthine dehydrogenase molybdopterin binding subunit: MSVHKSLPHDAAPLHVTGEARYVDDIPTPSGTLHLAFGLSEIAHGTITALDLSAVRAAPGVVAVLIAEDIGDADCSPSNHDEPLLAQGEVHYVGQPVYLVVATSHLAARKAARLGKVSYEEKPAILTIEDAMAADSRFEDGPRIWARGDADAAIKRAAQQIEGRLEMGGQEHFYLEGQAALVLPQEGGDMHVISSTQHPTEIQHKVAEAIGAPMHAVRVETRRMGGGFGGKESQGNHLAVACALAAKRTGKPCKMRYDRDDDMVITGKRHDFRIDYRVGVDPEGRIEGIEFLHYTRAGWSMDLTLPVADRAMLHADNAYFLPNVRIESHRLRTNMCSATAFRGFGGPQGMLGIERVMDHIAHTLGLDPLAVRRANYYRATTPAKSGAGTAKRFGGAHSPKAPTDSGPQTTPYGQVVEDFILHDLTDRLAESAGYAARRAAVDDWNAENPILKKGLALTPVKFGISFTLTHLNQAGALVHVYQDGSIHLNHGGTEMGQGLFQKLAQVAASSFGVGLEAIKITATDTAKVPNTSATAASSGSDLNGMAVKAASDTIRDRMADFLAELHQTTADAVRFAEGRVTVKDADYSFAEVATLAYTARVSLSSTGFYATPKLAWDRIKGDGRPFLYFAYGAAVSEVVLDTLTGESRILRTDILHDCGNSLNPALDIGQIEGGFVQGAGWLTTEELVWDGKGRLRTHAPSTYKIPACGDRPRVFNVALWGAENPEDTIHKSKAVGEPPFMHGNSVFLALSDAVAACGDGSLYANLDAPATPERLLAAVDRQRGGHV; encoded by the coding sequence ATGAGCGTTCACAAATCCCTGCCCCATGATGCCGCACCCCTGCATGTGACCGGCGAGGCGCGCTATGTCGATGACATTCCCACACCCTCGGGCACGCTGCATCTGGCGTTTGGACTGTCGGAGATCGCGCATGGCACGATCACCGCGCTGGACCTGAGCGCCGTGCGCGCCGCCCCCGGCGTGGTCGCGGTGCTGATCGCCGAGGATATCGGTGACGCCGATTGCAGCCCGTCGAACCATGACGAGCCATTGTTGGCACAGGGCGAGGTGCATTACGTTGGCCAGCCCGTGTATCTGGTGGTCGCCACCTCGCATCTGGCGGCGCGAAAAGCCGCGCGTCTGGGCAAGGTCAGCTATGAGGAAAAACCGGCGATCCTGACCATCGAGGATGCGATGGCCGCCGACAGCCGGTTCGAGGACGGCCCGCGCATCTGGGCACGCGGTGATGCCGACGCGGCAATCAAGCGTGCGGCGCAGCAGATCGAAGGACGCCTCGAAATGGGCGGCCAGGAGCATTTCTACCTCGAAGGGCAAGCCGCGCTGGTGCTCCCGCAAGAGGGCGGCGACATGCATGTGATCAGCTCCACCCAGCACCCGACCGAAATTCAGCACAAGGTCGCCGAGGCAATCGGCGCGCCGATGCACGCGGTTCGGGTGGAAACGCGGCGCATGGGCGGCGGCTTTGGCGGCAAGGAAAGTCAGGGCAATCATCTGGCGGTCGCCTGTGCTCTGGCCGCGAAACGGACCGGCAAGCCGTGCAAGATGCGCTATGACCGCGACGACGATATGGTGATCACCGGCAAACGCCATGATTTCCGCATTGATTACCGCGTGGGCGTCGATCCCGAGGGTCGGATCGAGGGGATCGAGTTCCTTCACTATACCCGCGCGGGCTGGTCGATGGACCTGACCTTGCCGGTTGCCGATCGGGCGATGTTGCACGCGGATAACGCGTATTTCCTGCCCAATGTGCGCATCGAGAGCCACCGTTTGCGCACCAATATGTGCTCGGCCACGGCATTTCGCGGGTTTGGTGGTCCGCAGGGGATGCTGGGCATCGAGCGGGTGATGGATCATATCGCGCATACCTTGGGCCTTGATCCGCTGGCGGTACGCCGCGCGAATTATTACCGCGCCACCACGCCGGCGAAAAGCGGTGCCGGAACGGCCAAACGGTTTGGCGGCGCGCATAGCCCCAAGGCACCGACAGACAGCGGCCCGCAGACCACGCCTTATGGCCAGGTGGTCGAGGATTTCATCCTGCATGACCTGACCGACCGGCTGGCCGAAAGCGCCGGTTACGCCGCCCGACGCGCCGCGGTGGACGACTGGAACGCCGAGAACCCGATCTTGAAAAAGGGTCTCGCGCTGACCCCGGTGAAATTCGGCATCAGTTTCACGCTGACCCACCTCAATCAGGCGGGGGCGTTGGTGCATGTCTATCAGGACGGCTCGATTCATCTGAACCACGGCGGCACGGAAATGGGTCAGGGCCTGTTCCAGAAACTCGCGCAGGTGGCAGCATCGAGTTTCGGCGTGGGGTTGGAGGCGATCAAGATCACCGCCACCGACACCGCCAAAGTGCCCAACACCTCGGCGACGGCGGCCTCCTCGGGGTCTGACCTGAACGGCATGGCGGTCAAGGCCGCCAGCGACACGATCCGCGACCGGATGGCGGATTTTCTGGCCGAGTTGCACCAGACCACCGCCGACGCTGTGCGGTTTGCCGAGGGGCGGGTGACTGTCAAGGACGCCGATTACAGCTTTGCCGAGGTCGCCACCCTTGCCTATACAGCGCGCGTCAGCCTGTCCTCGACCGGGTTCTATGCGACGCCCAAACTCGCCTGGGACCGGATCAAAGGCGACGGGCGGCCATTTCTGTATTTCGCCTATGGGGCCGCCGTGTCCGAGGTGGTTCTTGACACCTTGACCGGCGAATCGCGGATCTTGCGCACCGATATCTTGCACGACTGCGGCAACAGCCTGAACCCGGCGCTGGATATTGGCCAGATCGAGGGCGGCTTTGTGCAGGGTGCCGGTTGGCTGACCACCGAGGAACTGGTCTGGGACGGCAAGGGCCGTTTGCGCACCCACGCGCCCTCGACCTACAAGATTCCGGCCTGTGGCGACCGCCCGCGGGTGTTCAACGTGGCCCTTTGGGGGGCCGAAAACCCCGAGGACACGATCCACAAATCCAAGGCCGTGGGCGAGCCGCCCTTCATGCACGGCAATTCGGTGTTTCTGGCGTTGTCGGATGCCGTGGCGGCCTGTGGCGATGGGTCGCTTTATGCCAACCTCGACGCCCCCGCCACGCCCGAGCGTTTGCTGGCCGCTGTCGATCGCCAGCGGGGCGGCCATGTTTGA
- the xdhA gene encoding xanthine dehydrogenase small subunit, translated as MTEISFVLNGSAIEVADQPPTRTLLDWLREDQGLKGTKEGCNEGDCGACTVMVSDQNGTRALNACILFLPQLQGKAVRTVEGLRDLDGALHPVQQAMVEHHGSQCGFCTPGFVVSMAVGHLNGETDHDTHLAGNLCRCTGYAPIIRAAEAAESAPVPAWLKDQTSPEFILPKILKNSDVSLPRSADDLATWYAANPDGRLIAGATDVGLWVTKQLRDLDKVAFISGVEDLRGITVSDTEIRIGAVATLAEIMPAIAPYHPDFAEMIRRYGSAQVRAAATLGGNIANGSPIGDGPPALIALGATLHLRKGDTRRSLPIEDFFIDYGKQDRAPGEFVEAVSIPRQPDRLKCYKISKRFDQDISALCGCFNITVTDGTVTDARIAFGGMAGTPKRASAVEAALLGKPWTQDTVQAALPAFAQDFTPMSDMRASAEYRMTSARNLLVRYILEDQGFETRVLEVEA; from the coding sequence ATGACCGAGATTAGCTTTGTTCTCAACGGATCGGCCATAGAGGTCGCAGATCAGCCGCCAACGCGCACCCTGCTCGACTGGCTGCGCGAGGATCAGGGCCTGAAAGGCACCAAGGAAGGCTGCAATGAGGGCGACTGCGGCGCCTGTACCGTGATGGTTTCCGACCAGAACGGCACGCGCGCCTTGAATGCCTGCATCCTGTTTCTGCCGCAGCTTCAGGGCAAGGCGGTGCGCACTGTCGAAGGCTTGCGCGACCTTGACGGCGCGCTCCACCCCGTTCAGCAAGCGATGGTCGAGCATCACGGCAGCCAGTGCGGCTTTTGTACGCCGGGCTTTGTGGTGTCGATGGCCGTCGGACACCTGAACGGCGAAACCGATCACGACACGCATCTGGCAGGCAATCTGTGCCGCTGCACCGGCTACGCCCCGATCATCCGCGCCGCCGAAGCCGCCGAGTCCGCCCCGGTTCCCGCGTGGTTGAAAGACCAGACCTCCCCCGAATTCATCTTGCCAAAAATACTCAAAAATTCTGACGTCAGCCTCCCGCGCAGCGCCGATGATCTGGCGACATGGTATGCCGCCAATCCAGATGGGCGCTTGATCGCCGGCGCCACCGATGTCGGGCTTTGGGTCACCAAACAGCTGCGCGACCTCGATAAAGTCGCCTTCATCTCCGGCGTTGAGGATCTGCGCGGCATCACCGTCTCTGACACCGAAATCCGCATCGGCGCGGTGGCGACTTTGGCCGAAATCATGCCCGCCATCGCCCCCTATCACCCGGATTTCGCCGAAATGATCCGCCGTTACGGCTCGGCTCAGGTGCGGGCGGCGGCGACCTTGGGCGGCAACATCGCCAATGGTTCGCCGATCGGCGATGGCCCTCCGGCGTTGATCGCGCTGGGGGCAACCTTGCATCTGCGCAAGGGCGACACGCGGCGCTCCCTCCCGATCGAGGATTTCTTCATCGACTACGGCAAGCAAGACCGCGCGCCGGGTGAATTTGTCGAGGCGGTCAGCATCCCGCGCCAGCCCGACCGGCTGAAATGCTACAAGATTTCCAAGCGGTTCGATCAGGATATCTCGGCGCTCTGCGGTTGTTTCAACATCACCGTCACGGACGGCACCGTGACCGATGCCCGCATTGCCTTTGGCGGCATGGCCGGCACCCCCAAACGCGCCAGCGCTGTCGAGGCCGCCTTGCTGGGCAAGCCCTGGACGCAAGACACGGTGCAAGCCGCCCTGCCCGCCTTTGCCCAGGATTTCACGCCGATGTCGGATATGCGCGCCTCGGCAGAGTACCGCATGACCAGCGCGCGCAATCTGCTGGTGCGCTATATCCTTGAGGATCAGGGGTTCGAGACTCGCGTTCTGGAGGTTGAGGCATGA